One Flavobacterium sp. 90 DNA segment encodes these proteins:
- a CDS encoding alpha/beta hydrolase: MKNPVKALLLLLTSSVFGIANAQVQMNFKFDTPYGKNTAVGKFAEINGAKIYYEEYGKGEPLLLIHGNGGSIESMGNQIDYFKSKYRVIVADSRGQGKSELKTDSLTYVQITKDTEELVNRLKLDSISIIGWSDGGIVGLQMGISGKSKIKKIVAMGANLRPDSTAVNSWATKDVQNLKKMIASKIKEKDTSENWNLQKQLAGLLVNQPTIATKDLSKIKAKVLIIAGDKDVIKNEHSVEIFENIPKAQLCIMPGETHFAPASSPEVFNALSNKFLSEPFKRPDSDWTKWGK, translated from the coding sequence ATGAAAAACCCAGTTAAAGCATTACTTCTATTATTAACATCTTCAGTATTTGGAATCGCAAATGCTCAGGTTCAGATGAATTTTAAATTTGACACGCCTTATGGTAAAAATACTGCTGTGGGAAAATTTGCTGAAATCAATGGCGCTAAAATCTATTATGAAGAATATGGAAAAGGAGAACCGTTGTTATTAATTCACGGAAATGGAGGAAGTATTGAATCAATGGGAAATCAGATCGATTATTTTAAAAGTAAATACAGAGTTATTGTTGCTGATAGTAGAGGACAAGGAAAATCAGAGTTGAAAACAGATTCTTTGACTTATGTTCAGATTACAAAGGATACAGAGGAATTAGTTAATAGGTTAAAACTAGATTCGATAAGTATTATTGGATGGAGTGATGGTGGAATTGTTGGTTTGCAAATGGGGATTTCCGGTAAGTCAAAAATAAAGAAAATTGTGGCGATGGGAGCAAATTTAAGACCCGATTCTACAGCTGTTAATTCGTGGGCTACAAAGGATGTTCAGAACCTGAAAAAAATGATTGCATCAAAAATTAAAGAGAAAGATACTAGCGAAAATTGGAATTTACAAAAACAGCTTGCTGGACTTTTAGTAAATCAACCAACTATTGCAACTAAAGATTTATCAAAAATTAAAGCAAAAGTGCTTATAATAGCGGGAGATAAAGACGTTATTAAAAATGAACATTCGGTAGAAATTTTTGAAAACATACCTAAGGCTCAGTTGTGTATTATGCCTGGAGAAACGCATTTTGCACCGGCTTCAAGTCCGGAAGTATTTAATGCATTATCAAATAAATTTTTATCAGAGCCGTTTAAGAGACCAGATTCAGATTGGACTAAATGGGGTAAATAA